In Macadamia integrifolia cultivar HAES 741 chromosome 13, SCU_Mint_v3, whole genome shotgun sequence, one DNA window encodes the following:
- the LOC122059034 gene encoding uncharacterized protein LOC122059034 has translation MRPDWALMVKEEIAKQLSVGFIEVTRYTEWLANVVVVPKKDGRIRIQGSIIAEHLSAHLVVDTRPLNDIFPDEDVVFVEVENEVGIWQMFFDGAANHKGYGAGVLLLTPEGLNMPMAYRLDFECTNNMAEYEARLIGLKAAISIGVKRLERDNNRFADALATLASMVDFGQGEQIQPFIIDRRDHLSHQGFVNALTVDGRPWFVDIVDFIREGKYPADATQGDKRFLRRYAT, from the exons ATGCGTCCGgattgggctttgatggtaaaagAGGAGATTGCCAAGCAACTCAGTGTAGGGTTCATTGAGGTGACGAGGTATACTGAATGGTTGGCAAATGTCGTAGTcgtaccaaagaaggatggtcggATCAGG ATACAGGGTAGTATCATTGCTGAACACCTATCCGCACATCTAGTTGTTGATACAAGGCCTTTGAATGACATATTTCCAGATGAAGATGTAGTTTTTGTTGAGGTTGAAAATGAGGTTGGCATTTGGcaaatgttctttgatggagccgcCAATCACAAAGGTTACGGAGCCGGAGTTCTACTTTTAACTCCTGAAGGGTTGAACATGCCCATGGCATATAGGTTGGACTTTGAGTGCACCAACAACATGGCCGAGTATGAAGCTCGCCTCATAGGATTAAAAGCAGCCATCTCTATTGGGGTCAAAAGATTGGAA agggataataacaggtttgccgATGCTTTGGCTACTCTCGCATCGATGGTTGATTTTGGTCAGGGTGAGCAAATACAACCATTCATTATAGATCGGAGAGATCATCTTTCACATCAAGGCTTTGTCAATGCCCTGACAGTAGATGGTAGGCCTTGGTTTGTcgatattgtggattttatcagagaGGGGAAGTACCCTGCAGATGCTACCCAAGGAGATAAAAGGTTCCTGAGGCGTTATGCCACCTAA